A part of bacterium genomic DNA contains:
- a CDS encoding glycosyltransferase: MVPKVSIIVAVGVPGDYLIECVEHCLQLDYPDFEIIVLPDEPWIPPNQSVRVIPTGKVRPAEKRDRGAEESTGEIIAIIDDDAYPERDWLSKAVRHFDDPAVAAVGGPGLTPPGDNFRRRISGWIYESPLVSGGYTYRYRPGRKRDVDDYPTSSLIIRKSDFISAGGFDTGYWPGEDTILCLKLIHDLGKRIVYDPGLRVYHHRREIFSGHLRQVKSYALHRGFFVKKFPETSLKPGYFVPSLFTLFCFLGWASVWFSLPIFVAWIAIMVLYAALALGCSFMRTFNPAGVLGALTGTFLTHITYGFWFMIGLLSRELHD; this comes from the coding sequence GTGGTACCGAAAGTGTCGATCATCGTGGCTGTCGGAGTTCCGGGAGATTATCTGATCGAGTGCGTTGAGCACTGTTTGCAGCTTGACTATCCCGATTTCGAGATTATCGTGCTGCCCGATGAACCATGGATTCCTCCCAATCAGTCGGTGCGGGTTATCCCCACCGGCAAGGTGCGTCCGGCGGAAAAACGTGACCGCGGCGCGGAGGAATCAACCGGTGAGATCATTGCAATAATCGACGATGATGCGTATCCCGAGCGCGACTGGCTCTCGAAGGCGGTGCGTCATTTCGATGACCCGGCCGTCGCCGCAGTGGGAGGTCCCGGATTGACACCGCCCGGGGATAATTTCAGACGGCGGATATCGGGCTGGATTTACGAGTCCCCGCTCGTGAGCGGCGGGTATACCTACCGTTACCGTCCCGGTAGGAAACGCGATGTCGACGATTATCCGACATCGAGCCTCATCATCCGTAAATCTGACTTTATCAGTGCGGGAGGTTTCGATACCGGCTATTGGCCCGGCGAGGACACCATCCTCTGCCTGAAGCTGATCCACGACCTCGGAAAGCGGATCGTATATGATCCCGGTCTCAGGGTGTATCACCACCGCCGCGAGATTTTTTCCGGGCATCTCAGGCAGGTTAAAAGCTATGCGCTTCACCGCGGATTTTTTGTGAAAAAATTCCCGGAAACATCGCTCAAACCGGGTTATTTCGTTCCGAGCCTGTTCACCCTGTTCTGCTTTCTCGGCTGGGCCTCTGTGTGGTTTTCGCTGCCGATTTTCGTGGCATGGATAGCGATCATGGTTTTGTACGCGGCACTCGCGCTCGGTTGTTCGTTCATGAGAACCTTTAATCCGGCGGGTGTGCTCGGTGCGCTGACGGGAACATTCCTGACACACATCACCTATGGTTTCTGGTTCATGATCGGGCTCCTCTCCCGCGAGTTGCACGACTGA